In Thunnus thynnus chromosome 13, fThuThy2.1, whole genome shotgun sequence, the following proteins share a genomic window:
- the LOC137195973 gene encoding E3 ubiquitin-protein ligase RNF26-like, protein MDEVNLVSLAVGRCVDACGLLLDLLVRTFSWLLRFLSSVGSSLHSTLVALSGSTLVEYCNFALFPFLTATEAVSSATHGALHTLEGWLQTLGGVFESFKMVGHLSCHVAWRTKDLLHRGLISASCILRQTCEGVCIALSLVLYLVNTVVNIVLIGTQNCLSVLAGAWDAVAGPVHRVVELALTLLTFLYSCLVGFSVLLWTPCQLLLDFLGALCRVFITVFMVDTHGLLITAAIVSLALLLLNPRLPVLAGRLSRHLVNALPGTRGVQMTIRRMYAVIAEPALAYQAVHTGAAQEVSQMRFPNTDRGAFIIPTAADLPPANELSQPDSLQRHALQDSESVSGEARDSNRTIASPPSSAPEDGGGPPTDGELLSLLKEQEERKKCVICQDLSKTVLLLPCRHLCLCRHCADILTQRRPVMQRCCPLCRQPITQTMDVFL, encoded by the coding sequence ATGGATGAAGTGAACTTGGTCTCTCTTGCCGTCGGGAGATGTGTGGACGCCTGCGGTCTGCTGCTGGACCTGCTTGTCAGGACGTTCAGCTGGCTGCTTCGCTTCCTGTCCAGCGTGGGCAGTTCCCTCCACAGCACACTGGTCGCCCTGAGCGGCTCCACTCTGGTTGAATACTGTAACTTTGCTCTTTTCCCCTTCCTCACTGCCACGGAGGCCGTCTCCAGCGCCACCCATGGAGCCCTGCACACCCTGGAGGGCTGGCTGCAGACGCTGGGAGGAGTGTTTGAGAGTTTCAAGATGGTGGGACACCTCTCCTGCCACGTGGCGTGGCGCACCAAAGATTTGCTGCACCGTGGGCTGATTTCAGCAAGCTGCATCCTGCGACAGACGTGCGAAGGTGTCTGCATCGCACTCAGCCTCGTCCTCTATCTCGTCAACACTGTGGTCAACATCGTCCTCATCGGCACACAGaattgtctgtctgtgctggcGGGCGCCTGGGACGCCGTGGCGGGCCCTGTGCATAGAGTTGTGGAGCTGGCTCTGACTCTGCTGACCTTCCTGTACAGCTGTCTGGTCGGTTTCTCCGTGCTGCTGTGGACAccctgccagctgctgctggacTTCCTGGGAGCACTGTGCCGCGTCTTCATCACCGTCTTCATGGTTGACACACACGGCCTGCTCATCACAGCGGCCATTGTCTCACTGGCTCTGTTGTTACTGAACCCCAGGCTTCCTGTCCTTGCTGGACGACTGAGCCGCCACTTGGTCAACGCTCTGCCGGGAACACGTGGCGTACAGATGACCATTCGCAGGATGTACGCAGTGATAGCAGAACCAGCTCTGGCCTATCAGGCGGTACACACCGGGGCTGCACAGGAAGTGAGTCAGATGAGGTTcccaaacacagacagaggtGCTTTTATCATCCCCACTGCGGCCGACCTGCCGCCAGCGAATGAGCTGAGCCAACCGGACTCTCTGCAGCGCCACGCTCTGCAGGACAGCGAGTCAGTGAGCGGCGAGGCCAGGGACAGCAACAGGACTATTGCGTCCCCGCCAAGCTCGGCTCCAGAGGATGGCGGCGGCCCTCCGACTGACGGCGAGCTGCTCAGCCTGctgaaggagcaggaggagaggaagaagtgTGTCATCTGTCAGGACTTGAGTAAGacggtgctgctgctgccctgCCGTCACCTCTGTCTCTGCCGGCACTGTGCCGACATCCTGACTCAACGCCGACCCGTCATGCAGCGCTGCTGTCCGCTCTGCCGGCAGCCAATCACACAGACCATGGACGTCTTCCTCTGA
- the LOC137195974 gene encoding complement C1q tumor necrosis factor-related protein 3-like: MEIAVFFPLVLLVCSVSTDPITKTADDKLSENRPYEPIPYDIHAVLREMTASLAAQKVEMRQLQKDTEAQAEKLKELDKLKTELDKQKTEVDKQKTEVDKQKTEVDKVKQQLQARQVAFSAALLAEGSAVVGPFRRDTTLVFKYVATNIGRAYNSNSGIFTAPVRGAYHFEFYIGGYVDNHHPTAAVLVKNQDHVFSAYAKQTSYYASTSNGATLILEVGDHVFVRMYANTKMYDDHNRYCTFSGHLLFAM, translated from the exons ATGGAGATCGCTGTGTTTTTCCCGCTGGTGTTGCTGGTCTGCTCTGTCTCCACAGATCCAATTACGAAGACGGCAGACGATAAACTGAGTGAAAACCGGCCTTACGAGCCTATTCCGTATGACATCCATGCTGTGCTGAGAGAGATGACCGCCTCATTGGCTGCACAGAAGGTGGAGATGAGGCAATTACAAAAAGATACTGAAG cacaGGCAGAAAAGCTGAAAGAACTGGACAAACTGAAGACTGAGCTGGACAAGCAGAAGACTGAGGTGGACAAGCAGAAGACTGAGGTGGACAAGCAGAAGACTGAAGTGGACAAGGTGAAGCAACAGCTACAAG cccgACAGGTGGCTTTCTCAGCCGCTCTGTTAGCTGAAGGTTCAGCAGTGGTCGGACCTTTTAGAAGAGACACTACTCTGGTCTTCAAATATGTCGCCACAAACATCGGACGTGCCTACAACTCAAACTCAG GTATTTTCACTGCACCAGTGAGAGGAGCCTACCACTTTGAGTTCTACATAGGTGGATATGTAGATAATCATCATCCTACAGCTGCTGTGTTGGTGAAGAATCAAGATCATGTTTTTAGCGCATATGCGAAACAGACGTCCTATTATGCAAGTACCTCTAATGGTGCCACACTGATCCTGGAGGTTGGAGATCATGTGTTTGTGCGTATGTACGCTAACACAAAGATGTACGACGATCACAATCGCTATTGCACCTTCAGTGGTCATCTGCTTTTCGCCATGTGA
- the LOC137195977 gene encoding uncharacterized protein yields the protein MSGRGKGAGKARAKAKTRSSRAGLQFPVGRVHRLLRKGNYAERVGAGAPVYLAAVLEYLTAEILELAGNAARDNKKTRIIPRHLQLAVRNDEELNKLLGGVTIAQGGVLPNIQAVLLPKKTEKPAKKKIKLEKNLKMSGRGKTGGKARAKAKTRSSRAGLQFPVGRVHRLLRKGNYAERVGAGAPVYLAAVLEYLTAEILELAGNAARDNKKTRIIPRHLQLAVRNDEELNKLLGGVTIAQGGVLPNIQAVLLPKKTEKPAKK from the exons atgtctgGACGTGGAAAGGGTGCCGGTAAGGCTAGAGCAAAGGCAAAGACCCGCTCCTCCAGGGCCGGGCTTCAGTTCCCCGTCGGCCGTGTTCACAGGCTGCTGAGGAAGGGTAACTATGCCGAGCGTGTCGGTGCCGGAGCCCCCGTCTACCTGGCGGCTGTGCTGGAGTACCTGACCGCTGAGATCCTGGAGTTGGCTGGAAACGCTGCCCGCGACAACAAGAAGACCAGGATCATCCCCCGTCACCTGCAGCTGGCTGTCCGCAACGACGAGGAGCTCAACAAGCTGCTGGGCGGAGTGACCATCGCTCAGGGTGGCGTGCTGCCCAACATCCAGGCTGTCCTGCTGCCCAAGAAGACCGAGAAGCCCGCCAAGAA GAAA ATCAAACTCGAGAAGAACTTAAAAATGAGTGGCAGAGGAAAAACCGGAGGCAAAGCCCGCGCTAAGGCAAAGACCCGCTCCTCCAGGGCCGGGCTCCAGTTCCCCGTCGGCCGTGTTCACAGGCTGCTGCGCAAAGGCAACTATGCCGAGCGTGTCGGTGCCGGAGCCCCCGTCTACCTGGCGGCTGTGCTGGAGTACCTGACCGCTGAGATCCTGGAGCTGGCTGGAAACGCTGCCCGCGACAACAAGAAGACCAGGATCATCCCCCGTCACCTGCAGCTGGCTGTCCGCAACGACGAGGAGCTTAACAAGCTGCTTGGCGGAGTGACCATCGCTCAGGGAGGCGTGCTGCCCAACATCCAGGCTGTCCTGCTGCCCAAGAAGACCGAGAAGCCCGCCAAGAAGTAA
- the LOC137195976 gene encoding histone H4: protein MSGRGKGGKGLGKGGAKRHRKVLRDNIQGITKPAIRRLARRGGVKRISGLIYEETRGVLKVFLENVIRDAVTYTEHAKRKTVTAMDVVYALKRQGRTLYGFGG from the coding sequence ATGAGTGGAAGAGGCAAGGGAGGCAAAGGACTCGGTAAAGGAGGCGCCAAGCGTCACCGTAAAGTTCTCCGTGATAACATCCAGGGAATCACCAAACCCGCCATCCGCCGTCTGGCTCGCCGCGGTGGAGTCAAGCGTATCTCCGGTCTGATCTACGAGGAGACCCGGGGTGTGCTGAAGGTGTTCCTGGAGAACGTGATCCGTGATGCCGTCACCTACACCGAGCACGCTAAGAGGAAGACCGTGACCGCCATGGACGTGGTTTACGCGCTCAAGAGGCAAGGCCGCACCCTGTACGGCTTCGGAGGTTAA
- the LOC137195975 gene encoding histone H3: MARTKQTARKSTGGKAPRKQLATKAARKSAPATGGVKKPHRYRPGTVALREIRRYQKSTELLIRKLPFQRLVREIAQDFKTDLRFQSSAVMALQEASEAYLVGLFEDTNLCAIHAKRVTIMPKDIQLARRIRGERA, from the coding sequence ATGGCAAGAACCAAGCAGACCGCTCGTAAATCCACCGGAGGCAAAGCCCCCAGAAAGCAGCTGGCCACCAAGGCTGCCCGTAAGAGCGCCCCGGCCACCGGCGGCGTCAAGAAGCCTCACCGTTACAGGCCCGGTACCGTGGCTCTGAGAGAGATCCGTCGCTACCAGAAGTCCACCGAGCTGCTGATCCGCAAGCTGCCCTTCCAGCGCCTGGTGAGGGAGATCGCTCAGGACTTCAAGACCGACCTGCGCTTCCAGAGCTCCGCTGTCATGGCTCTGCAGGAGGCCAGCGAGGCTTACCTGGTCGGTCTGTTCGAGGACACCAACCTGTGCGCCATCCACGCCAAGAGGGTCACCATCATGCCCAAAGACATCCAGCTGGCTCGCCGCATCCGTGGAGAGAGAGCTTAA